From the Bacillota bacterium genome, the window AGGACATGTTAGACCCGGATTGATTGCGGATACATCTTAATCCGGATTCTTTCATTACTCCGCTGATCAATGCAGCCGTTGTTGTTTTGCCGTTTGTTCCGGTAATTAAAATACTGCCATCTTGCAGCTTTCCGGCCAGGGCTGAAGGGATAGCCGGATCTAATTTCAGAACTGCTCTTCCAGGTAGTGTTGTACCGCCTCGCCCGAGAAGCCTGGTTAGAAGGATTAACCCCTTGCCGAGAATCATCCCGGTTAGGAGTTTAATTTTAAACAGGCGGTTATTAAAACCGCCTGTATCTGATTCCCGTTCTTTTTCCACTTTTTACCTCTCAGATTGTGCACTTTAGAGTTTGGCCATACACTGGACCATATCGGCCCTGGTGACAATGCCGACCAGATTACCGTCGCTGTCTACAACGGGCACACGATTGATTTTTCGGCGATTCATTAGTTGGGCAACATCAGTTGCCGATGTGTCTTCGGTTACTGTAAAAACCTTTTTAGTCATCACCTGACCGACGCTGGTTTTGTGAAGAAGATCAAACCCTTTGCGCATACTTGCCAGGTCGGATATTTCGGCATAAGGAGAAATCCACCCCGAAAGATTTGACAGGGGAATTACATTCAGTTGCTGAGAATAACGGATAATATCAGTATCGGATATAACACCGATCACTTTTCCTGCCGTGTCGACGACAGGGAATCCACTGAAACGATGTTTTGCCAGCATCTCAATAACATTTTGAAGAGTTTGCTCTTCAGTTACGCTGAGTGCCGGAGAAGTCATAATATCCTTGGCAGTGTACATTTCTTACCTCCCGAATGGTTGTTTAGCTTTAATTTCTACAGGTCCCGGTTTTTTCCTGCATAGTGGAAGAGATTCAGATCTATTTCAGGATTCGGGTTAGCTTAAATCTTGCCGAATGACAGGGCATCTACGAAAATCTCCTGGAAATCGATGCGGGTTGAAAGTTCAAGGTGCTCAACTTTTCCGGGTAATTCCAGGGCCCGAAACCGCGCTTTTTTTGAAGCAAGAGCCATTTTTGCTCCATCGCCGGCGGCGTTGCCCACTGCAATAATTTTCTCGGCAGGAATCTGAGGCAGCAAACCGATAGTCAGGGCGCTTTCCTTACGAACATAGTTGCCGAAAGCGCCGGCAAGCATAACCTGATCGAGATCATCTTCGCTGATTCCGGCTTCTTTTAACAATATAACCAAACCGGCATATATGGCTCCCTTGGCCAACTGCAGTTCCCGGACATCACCCTGGGTAAGCACTATATCGTCTCCACTTTCAGTATCTTTGCCCGCAACCAGTACGAATTCGAAACCGCTTTTACCGCGCCGCAAACGATCTCTGAACTGGGGAGGCACCTTGTCCGGATTTTCTTCCACGTTTACAAAGCGTCCGTTTGGCTCAATCAATCCAGCCTGGATTAGTGCTGCTGCAGCATCAATTAAACCGGAGCCGCAGATTCCGCAGGCCGGTTCGTCATCGATCATGCTTAGAGTGATATCCTCATTTACAAAGCTGACCGTTTCAATAGCTCCGGCTGCAGCTCGCATGCCCTGCTTTATCTGAGCCCCTTCAAATGCCGGGCCGGCAGCGGTTGAGCAGGCCATAAGTCTGCCGTTGGCAGCCAGAACAAGTTCGCCGTTAGTTCCGATGTCGATGGCTGCACAATTGTCTTTTCGCTGGTCCATACCGGTAGCCAGAATTACACCTACAGTATCGGAACCTACATATCCTGCAATATTGGGCAGAAATGTAACAAGGCCTGCCGGATGAATATTCAAGCCGATTTCGGAGGCTTCAACCTTCAGCGCCCGGCTGTAGGCTGGGATGAAGGGAGCAGGCGCCAGGTAGGTAGGGTCGATACCCATAAAGAGATGGCTCATGGTTGTATTGCCGACTAAAACGATTTCATAAACCCGATCTTTGGGGATTCTGGTTTGTCTGAGCAGATTCTTGATAATCTGGTTTGCCGATTCCACTACTTTGTCCTGAAGCTGTTTCAAGCCACCTTCAACCTGAGAAGCATGGGTAATCCTGGAGATCACATCAGCGCCGTATATATTCTGAGGGTTGGTTGCTGCCGATACGGCGATTACCTCGGCGTTTTTTAGATCCAGCAGGGACCCGACAATAGTTGTAGTTCCAATATCAAATGCGATTCCGTACATATA encodes:
- a CDS encoding CBS domain-containing protein translates to MYTAKDIMTSPALSVTEEQTLQNVIEMLAKHRFSGFPVVDTAGKVIGVISDTDIIRYSQQLNVIPLSNLSGWISPYAEISDLASMRKGFDLLHKTSVGQVMTKKVFTVTEDTSATDVAQLMNRRKINRVPVVDSDGNLVGIVTRADMVQCMAKL
- a CDS encoding ASKHA domain-containing protein; translation: MPKVKFIPQNKEIEVDPGTNLLKAADKAGLYIEGDCAGKGTCGKCRVNITEGLENNPSPAEKKFLSENELQSGWVLACQRTVDKNMVVDVPLQKDAHTRKISLAGGVEKLEADPVLEKIAVKLSKPAVKDQTADLERLLGELKKGDLSVKPRELSGLPSMLRNNGFSVTAAIDGNRIISLEPGNTGDYMYGIAFDIGTTTIVGSLLDLKNAEVIAVSAATNPQNIYGADVISRITHASQVEGGLKQLQDKVVESANQIIKNLLRQTRIPKDRVYEIVLVGNTTMSHLFMGIDPTYLAPAPFIPAYSRALKVEASEIGLNIHPAGLVTFLPNIAGYVGSDTVGVILATGMDQRKDNCAAIDIGTNGELVLAANGRLMACSTAAGPAFEGAQIKQGMRAAAGAIETVSFVNEDITLSMIDDEPACGICGSGLIDAAAALIQAGLIEPNGRFVNVEENPDKVPPQFRDRLRRGKSGFEFVLVAGKDTESGDDIVLTQGDVRELQLAKGAIYAGLVILLKEAGISEDDLDQVMLAGAFGNYVRKESALTIGLLPQIPAEKIIAVGNAAGDGAKMALASKKARFRALELPGKVEHLELSTRIDFQEIFVDALSFGKI